In a genomic window of Thermosynechococcus sp. CL-1:
- the rsmG gene encoding 16S rRNA (guanine(527)-N(7))-methyltransferase RsmG, with protein MASPRPLLLEPFPWQETLQWQPTPQQQEQFQRFYGAILAANQGINLTRITAVPDFWEKHLWDSLRGILPWLQPTGGTPWGTKIQQVIDIGSGGGFPGVPVAIARPDWSVTLLEATQKKVKFLHSLPSSVGLANIQPQWGRAEAHERRYDLALIRAVGDVARCCAYGLPLLRLGGILVLYRGQWSKEDAQTLGTLLPRYRSQLLEIQAFATPLSHAQRHCVYLQRQG; from the coding sequence ATGGCGAGTCCTAGGCCGTTATTGCTTGAGCCATTCCCTTGGCAGGAGACCCTCCAGTGGCAACCCACACCCCAACAGCAGGAACAGTTCCAACGCTTCTATGGGGCAATCCTCGCAGCCAACCAAGGGATCAACTTGACGCGGATTACGGCAGTCCCTGATTTCTGGGAGAAGCACCTCTGGGATTCGTTGCGGGGGATTTTGCCATGGCTTCAGCCTACTGGGGGAACACCTTGGGGAACTAAGATTCAACAGGTCATTGATATTGGCAGTGGCGGTGGTTTTCCGGGGGTACCGGTGGCGATCGCCCGCCCCGATTGGTCAGTGACACTCCTTGAAGCAACCCAAAAGAAAGTCAAATTTTTGCACTCTCTCCCTTCAAGTGTTGGTTTGGCCAACATTCAGCCGCAATGGGGACGGGCAGAAGCCCATGAGCGCCGCTATGATTTGGCCTTAATTCGAGCCGTCGGTGATGTGGCTCGTTGTTGTGCCTATGGGTTGCCCCTATTACGGTTGGGGGGCATTTTAGTCCTGTACCGAGGTCAGTGGAGCAAAGAGGATGCCCAAACCCTAGGAACCCTGCTGCCGCGATACCGCAGTCAACTCCTAGAGATTCAGGCCTTTGCCACCCCCTTGAGCCATGCCCAGCGCCACTGCGTTTACCTTCAGCGTCAGGGTTGA
- a CDS encoding iron uptake porin, translating into MARSIAVWLGLALAPAWGMSAALAANQLQDTPHTNDVSASGFLDDKLQQVTRSVKSPLQVAQVPAVADLEAQTPRLPAPAPSLGMQRTMPQVTSVNQLSDVRPTDWAYQALASLVEKYGCIAGYPDGTFRGNRAATRFEMAAALNACLDVISDRFASKEDLATLQRLAEEFSSELAVIKGRVTNLEGRVANLEATQFSTTTKLRASVIFNVSDVLTGTRAVAANAVPNRGPTIEDNPVATYRARLNFDTSFYGKDVLRVRIQAANMPNYGTVTGTNMARLSYDTNTGGQFTIDDLYYRTPLTNRLFLAFDASAGNFDKNVFTFNPLLQSDETGAISRFGRFNPLYRFGGGAGLTLRYTLLENKERGTGLTLNLSYQAPNAANPDRNTPNTNGLFDGAYAALAQLDWRPARNLAMGFTYVRSFGVGVAGGTGSRGFAGSAADPIGNNDNANAAADNFGFQFTYRPIQKFNIAGWVGYSNVYQVQGFTGPRPEAEVLNWAATFAVPDIWRKGDVLGLIIGQPPQTISVRNVSNAPGATFNSYHIEGLYRIPISRNISITPGLIAVVNSNSNSNNAPLLLGVVRTTFSF; encoded by the coding sequence ATGGCGAGATCGATCGCGGTCTGGCTGGGGCTAGCTTTGGCTCCTGCGTGGGGAATGTCAGCGGCATTAGCTGCGAATCAGTTGCAAGACACACCCCATACGAATGATGTGAGTGCTTCTGGATTTCTTGATGATAAGTTGCAACAAGTCACTCGTTCAGTAAAATCCCCCTTGCAAGTGGCACAAGTGCCAGCAGTGGCGGACTTAGAGGCTCAAACTCCCCGACTCCCTGCCCCCGCGCCGTCTTTGGGAATGCAGCGGACAATGCCGCAAGTGACCTCAGTGAATCAACTCTCGGATGTGCGCCCCACGGACTGGGCCTATCAAGCCTTGGCCTCACTGGTGGAGAAATATGGCTGCATTGCCGGTTATCCCGATGGCACTTTCCGTGGCAATCGTGCCGCCACACGCTTTGAGATGGCTGCAGCCTTGAACGCCTGCTTGGATGTGATCAGCGATCGCTTTGCCAGCAAGGAAGATCTGGCCACCCTTCAGCGGCTAGCAGAGGAGTTTAGTAGCGAATTAGCGGTGATCAAGGGACGGGTGACAAATCTAGAAGGTCGCGTTGCCAACCTTGAAGCAACCCAATTTTCCACCACCACCAAACTACGCGCTTCAGTCATCTTCAATGTGTCCGATGTCCTCACGGGCACCCGAGCCGTTGCTGCTAACGCTGTTCCCAATCGCGGGCCAACCATCGAAGACAACCCTGTTGCTACTTACCGCGCTCGGCTGAACTTTGACACCAGCTTCTATGGCAAGGATGTCCTGCGGGTGCGCATTCAGGCGGCCAATATGCCTAACTACGGAACTGTTACCGGTACCAACATGGCACGGCTCAGCTATGACACCAACACTGGCGGCCAATTCACCATTGACGACCTCTACTACCGCACCCCTCTGACCAACCGCCTGTTCCTTGCCTTTGATGCATCAGCAGGCAATTTCGACAAGAATGTCTTTACCTTTAACCCCCTCTTGCAGTCCGATGAAACGGGAGCCATTAGCCGGTTTGGTCGCTTTAACCCCCTCTATCGCTTTGGTGGCGGCGCTGGCTTAACACTGCGCTATACCCTCCTTGAAAATAAAGAGCGGGGCACTGGCCTAACCCTAAATCTGAGCTATCAGGCACCGAACGCAGCTAATCCGGATCGAAATACACCAAATACTAATGGTCTCTTCGACGGTGCCTATGCCGCCTTGGCCCAACTCGACTGGCGACCTGCGAGGAACCTCGCCATGGGATTTACCTATGTGCGCTCCTTTGGTGTCGGTGTTGCTGGCGGAACGGGAAGCAGGGGGTTTGCCGGCTCTGCTGCCGACCCCATTGGCAATAATGACAATGCAAATGCAGCCGCCGATAACTTTGGCTTTCAGTTTACCTATCGCCCCATTCAAAAATTCAACATTGCAGGCTGGGTCGGCTACTCCAATGTCTATCAGGTACAAGGATTCACAGGCCCACGGCCAGAAGCAGAAGTCTTAAACTGGGCCGCCACCTTTGCGGTACCAGACATCTGGCGTAAGGGTGACGTTCTCGGTTTAATTATCGGTCAACCCCCGCAAACCATTAGCGTCCGCAATGTATCGAATGCACCGGGTGCAACCTTTAACTCCTATCACATCGAAGGGCTATACCGTATTCCGATCTCGCGGAATATTTCAATTACACCTGGCCTCATTGCCGTGGTCAATTCCAACAGCAACAGTAACAACGCGCCGCTGCTTCTGGGGGTTGTGCGAACGACATTTAGCTTCTAA
- a CDS encoding polyphosphate kinase 2 family protein — protein MIPQDFLDQINPDRYIVPVGEKFHWQDYDPADTAGLKSKAEAQELLAAGIKKLAAYQDVLYAQNIYALLIIFQAMDAAGKDSTIKHVMSGINPQGCQVYSFKAPSAEELDHDFLWRANRALPERGCIGIFNRSYYEEVLVVRVHPDLLNRQQLPPETKTKHIWKERFEDINHYERYLTRNGILILKFFLNISKAEQKKRFLERISRPEKNWKFSIDDVRDRAHWDNYRAAYADVFRHTSTDWAPWHIIPANRKWFARLMVAHFIYQKLASLNLHYPIVSEAHKEQLLEAKALLENEPDDEE, from the coding sequence ATGATTCCCCAAGATTTTCTCGACCAAATTAACCCCGATCGCTACATTGTTCCCGTGGGGGAGAAATTTCACTGGCAGGACTATGATCCTGCGGATACCGCTGGCCTCAAAAGCAAAGCCGAAGCCCAAGAACTCCTTGCTGCTGGGATTAAGAAGCTAGCCGCTTACCAAGATGTTCTCTATGCCCAGAATATCTATGCGCTGCTGATTATTTTCCAAGCAATGGATGCAGCGGGCAAAGACAGCACGATCAAACACGTCATGAGTGGCATTAACCCCCAAGGCTGTCAGGTGTATAGCTTTAAGGCACCGAGTGCCGAGGAGTTGGATCATGACTTTTTGTGGCGAGCCAACCGCGCATTGCCAGAGCGAGGCTGTATTGGTATTTTTAATCGCTCCTATTACGAAGAAGTTCTTGTGGTGCGGGTGCACCCCGATTTGCTCAATCGCCAGCAACTTCCCCCCGAAACCAAGACCAAGCACATCTGGAAAGAGCGCTTTGAGGACATTAATCACTACGAACGTTACTTAACCCGCAATGGCATTCTCATCCTCAAGTTTTTCCTGAATATCTCCAAAGCAGAGCAAAAAAAACGCTTTTTGGAGCGCATTAGTCGCCCGGAAAAGAACTGGAAATTTTCGATTGATGACGTGCGCGATCGCGCCCACTGGGACAACTATCGAGCGGCCTATGCCGATGTCTTTCGCCACACTAGTACCGACTGGGCACCGTGGCACATTATTCCCGCCAATCGCAAGTGGTTTGCGCGGCTGATGGTGGCTCACTTCATTTATCAAAAATTGGCGAGTCTCAACCTGCACTACCCAATTGTTAGTGAAGCCCACAAAGAGCAGTTACTGGAAGCCAAGGCATTACTGGAAAACGAACCTGACGACGAGGAATAA
- a CDS encoding DUF1816 domain-containing protein, with product MFNDSNTSFTSWLADLVNGMGLAWWVKIETKTPPCTYYFGPFLTPMEAEKEKDGYIEDLKAEGAEGLEVSVVRCRPEEVTIDAEKKTRVPLSVGMT from the coding sequence ATGTTTAACGATAGCAATACAAGTTTTACAAGCTGGCTCGCCGATCTCGTCAATGGTATGGGTCTGGCATGGTGGGTCAAGATAGAAACGAAAACCCCCCCCTGCACCTACTACTTTGGCCCTTTTCTGACACCCATGGAGGCGGAAAAAGAGAAGGATGGCTACATTGAGGACTTGAAGGCTGAGGGCGCAGAGGGACTTGAGGTCAGTGTCGTGCGCTGCCGTCCTGAAGAGGTGACCATTGACGCCGAAAAAAAGACGCGGGTGCCCCTTAGTGTTGGCATGACATAG
- a CDS encoding DUF1997 domain-containing protein: MYLEFKASQSVRLSIETPTAPLQHYLRQPQRLVYALTDPTRVEFLGSDRFRLKMRPLNFLMVSLQPTVDLAVHANSDGSLQLRSLGCEIRGVDYINRRFHLALEGYLSPQATANGTDLIGLADLQVGVDIPPPLDLTPRPILEATGNGLLKSVLLTMKQRLSQHLVADYQRWLTEVETNGSGDWLTPVPVSSS, encoded by the coding sequence ATGTACTTAGAATTTAAGGCCAGCCAATCTGTGCGCCTCAGTATTGAAACACCCACGGCTCCCTTGCAGCACTACCTGCGCCAACCCCAGCGGCTTGTCTATGCCCTCACCGATCCAACCCGAGTGGAATTTTTGGGTAGCGATCGCTTTCGCCTCAAGATGCGTCCCCTTAACTTTCTCATGGTCAGCTTGCAGCCCACGGTGGATCTGGCTGTCCATGCTAATAGCGATGGCTCTTTACAATTGCGCTCCCTCGGCTGTGAAATTCGGGGGGTGGACTACATTAATCGCCGCTTCCACCTTGCCCTCGAAGGTTACTTGTCTCCCCAAGCAACGGCAAACGGCACGGATTTGATTGGTCTAGCTGACTTGCAGGTGGGCGTGGATATTCCGCCGCCACTCGATCTCACACCGCGCCCGATTCTCGAAGCCACCGGCAATGGCTTACTCAAGAGCGTTCTGTTAACGATGAAACAACGCCTCAGTCAACACCTTGTCGCCGATTATCAACGCTGGCTCACGGAAGTGGAAACCAATGGCAGTGGCGATTGGCTCACGCCTGTCCCTGTCAGTTCCAGCTAA
- the radC gene encoding DNA repair protein RadC, which produces MSYSLRVADLPVGDRPREKLLSQGARYLSSAELLAILLGTGQGAGKLSAVGLGQFILKQLGERSGNSTDAVSLLRDITPEELMAIPGVGPAKATTILAAVELGKRVFQSRPGEQTIIDNPALAAAVLSTDLMWQPTERFAVLLLDVRHRLLGSHVITVGTATETLVHPREVFREAVRRNASRLIIAHNHPSGNLSPSQADLDLTKQILQAGQIMGIPVVDHLILSNGDYQSLRETTSLWQEVPQGDGAA; this is translated from the coding sequence ATGTCCTACTCCCTCCGTGTTGCTGATCTGCCCGTCGGCGATCGCCCCCGTGAAAAGCTACTCAGCCAAGGTGCCCGCTATCTCAGTTCCGCAGAACTGTTGGCGATTTTACTGGGGACTGGTCAAGGGGCGGGCAAACTCTCAGCCGTGGGCTTAGGACAATTTATCCTCAAACAGTTGGGGGAGCGCAGTGGTAACAGTACCGATGCCGTGAGCCTTTTACGCGACATTACCCCAGAGGAATTGATGGCCATCCCTGGTGTTGGCCCCGCCAAAGCCACGACCATTCTGGCGGCTGTGGAGTTGGGGAAGCGGGTCTTTCAGTCGCGACCGGGGGAGCAAACGATCATTGATAATCCTGCCCTTGCCGCTGCTGTCCTCAGTACTGATCTCATGTGGCAACCGACGGAACGCTTTGCCGTTCTCTTGTTGGATGTGCGCCATCGCCTATTGGGGTCTCATGTGATTACGGTGGGAACCGCCACAGAAACCCTTGTCCATCCCCGCGAAGTTTTCCGTGAAGCGGTGCGTCGCAATGCGAGCCGCCTGATCATTGCCCACAACCATCCCTCAGGCAATCTCTCTCCCAGTCAAGCGGATCTGGATTTGACAAAACAAATTCTGCAAGCGGGACAAATTATGGGCATTCCGGTGGTTGACCACTTAATTCTCAGCAATGGCGATTACCAAAGTCTGCGGGAAACAACCTCCCTATGGCAAGAGGTTCCCCAAGGGGATGGAGCTGCCTAA
- a CDS encoding iron ABC transporter permease, translating to MLKSMRMPQLVQLKPWELVVSLIAVVIAVPILVILSQLFVNTGDTWHHLATTVLPDYLLNSLWLMLGVGAGVIVIGVSTAWLVTNCQFWGVRWWQWLLLTPLAAPAYVLAYTYTEFFAFEGPIQGWLREVTGWGYGDYWFPNIRSLGGAIAMLTLVLYPYVFLLARVAFLEQATCSLEASRSLGCGPWRSFWTVALPLARPAIAAGTSLALMETLNDFGTVQYFGVDTFTVGIYRTWFGMGDRVAAAQLASVLVVIVFALLLVEKWSRGKARYYNRGGDRPIPYVLKGWRAALAWLVCALPVFFGLLLPGGLLLYLAISYQQLHLSREFLEHASHSLILATLSAVLAVGIALLLAYGHRLLPTVWVRWGTQIAAMGYAIPGTVIAVGILMPLGWLDNVINDVTEHLWGVEVGLILSGTITALIYAYLVRFLAVSLGSVEASLVKIRPSLDEVARTLGRSPWNILRTVHLPLMVPGLFTAALMVFVDVMKELPATLVIRPFNFDTLAIQVYRFASDERLPEAALSALALVVVGLIPVIWLGRQTRWAD from the coding sequence ATGTTGAAATCCATGAGAATGCCGCAGCTGGTTCAGCTCAAACCCTGGGAGTTAGTGGTGTCACTGATTGCAGTGGTGATTGCGGTACCGATTTTGGTCATTCTCAGTCAACTCTTTGTGAATACGGGTGACACTTGGCACCATTTGGCCACAACCGTTTTACCCGACTATTTACTCAACTCCCTCTGGCTGATGTTGGGGGTGGGAGCAGGGGTGATTGTCATTGGTGTCAGTACTGCTTGGCTGGTCACCAACTGTCAGTTTTGGGGGGTGCGCTGGTGGCAATGGCTACTGTTAACCCCCTTGGCAGCACCCGCCTATGTTTTGGCCTATACCTATACGGAGTTTTTCGCCTTTGAAGGTCCCATTCAGGGGTGGTTACGGGAGGTAACAGGCTGGGGCTACGGTGACTACTGGTTTCCCAATATCCGCTCCCTTGGCGGGGCGATCGCCATGCTCACCCTCGTTCTCTATCCCTATGTCTTTCTCTTGGCGCGGGTAGCCTTTTTGGAGCAGGCCACCTGTAGCTTAGAGGCCAGTCGTTCCCTTGGCTGTGGGCCTTGGCGCAGCTTTTGGACGGTGGCGCTGCCCCTTGCTCGGCCAGCGATCGCTGCGGGTACAAGCCTCGCCCTCATGGAAACCCTGAATGATTTTGGTACTGTGCAGTACTTTGGTGTGGATACCTTCACCGTCGGCATTTACCGCACTTGGTTTGGCATGGGCGATCGCGTGGCGGCGGCGCAGTTGGCCTCAGTTTTGGTGGTGATTGTTTTTGCCCTGCTGCTCGTGGAGAAATGGTCTCGGGGCAAGGCACGCTATTACAATCGCGGGGGCGATCGCCCCATTCCCTACGTGCTCAAAGGCTGGCGAGCCGCTTTGGCTTGGCTGGTCTGTGCCCTACCGGTGTTCTTTGGTCTTCTACTCCCCGGCGGGTTACTCCTCTACTTGGCCATCAGCTACCAACAACTGCACCTCAGCCGTGAATTTTTAGAACACGCCAGCCACAGCTTGATTTTGGCCACCCTCTCTGCGGTTTTGGCGGTGGGCATTGCCCTGCTCTTGGCCTATGGGCATCGCTTGCTGCCAACGGTTTGGGTGCGTTGGGGAACACAGATTGCGGCGATGGGCTATGCCATTCCCGGTACGGTGATTGCGGTGGGGATTCTCATGCCCTTGGGGTGGCTAGATAACGTCATTAACGATGTCACTGAGCACCTGTGGGGGGTGGAAGTGGGCTTGATTCTCAGTGGCACAATCACAGCCCTGATCTATGCCTACTTGGTACGCTTTTTGGCGGTTTCCTTGGGCAGTGTGGAGGCCAGCCTAGTGAAGATTCGTCCGTCCTTGGATGAGGTGGCGCGGACATTGGGGCGATCGCCCTGGAATATTCTGCGCACGGTTCACTTGCCGCTGATGGTGCCCGGCCTTTTTACCGCTGCCCTGATGGTCTTTGTCGATGTGATGAAGGAATTGCCTGCAACATTGGTGATTCGCCCCTTTAACTTTGATACCCTAGCCATACAGGTTTACCGCTTTGCCTCTGATGAGCGACTTCCCGAAGCCGCCTTAAGTGCTTTGGCCTTGGTGGTCGTCGGTCTCATTCCGGTCATTTGGCTGGGACGGCAAACCCGCTGGGCAGATTAG
- the nadC gene encoding carboxylating nicotinate-nucleotide diphosphorylase has product MNPRVSAYLPPWCVLDPLLDQWLQEDIGRGDRTTQALHLQDRQGKAHIRLKSQGVIAGLPIVERVFQRLTAAVVFTYEQAEGTLCEAPTIVARIEAPLETLLLGERLALNCLMRLSGIATLTHTYAQQIADLPTQLVDTRKTTPGLRLLEKYAVAVGGGVNHRFGLDDAIMIKDNHIVAAGGITAAVEKVRQASPFPLAIEVETETLEQVREAVSLGVDGIMLDNMPIPEMAKAVALIRAAAPHIKIEASGNITLETLRSVALTTGVDYISTSAMITRSPWLDFSLTIL; this is encoded by the coding sequence ATGAATCCTAGGGTGTCTGCCTATTTGCCGCCGTGGTGTGTCTTGGATCCCCTCTTGGATCAATGGTTACAGGAGGACATCGGTCGGGGCGATCGCACCACCCAAGCCCTGCATCTTCAGGATCGCCAAGGAAAAGCCCACATCCGTCTCAAAAGTCAGGGAGTGATTGCCGGTCTGCCCATTGTGGAGCGGGTGTTTCAACGCCTGACAGCAGCAGTAGTATTTACCTACGAGCAGGCTGAGGGCACCCTTTGTGAGGCGCCGACAATTGTTGCTCGCATTGAAGCTCCCCTAGAAACCTTACTCCTTGGCGAACGGCTGGCCCTCAATTGCTTGATGCGCCTGAGTGGCATTGCCACCCTCACCCATACCTATGCCCAGCAAATTGCTGACTTGCCGACGCAACTCGTCGATACCCGCAAAACAACGCCCGGACTGCGCCTGTTAGAAAAATATGCAGTGGCGGTGGGGGGCGGTGTCAACCATCGCTTTGGCCTTGACGATGCAATTATGATCAAGGACAACCACATTGTGGCAGCGGGGGGCATCACGGCTGCGGTTGAAAAAGTCCGCCAAGCCAGTCCCTTTCCCTTGGCGATTGAGGTGGAAACCGAGACCCTAGAGCAGGTGCGTGAAGCGGTTTCCCTTGGGGTGGATGGGATCATGCTCGACAATATGCCGATTCCAGAGATGGCAAAAGCCGTGGCCTTGATTCGTGCTGCAGCTCCCCACATTAAAATTGAGGCCTCTGGCAATATCACCTTGGAAACCTTGCGCTCGGTGGCCTTGACGACGGGGGTAGACTACATCTCCACCAGCGCGATGATCACGCGTTCCCCTTGGCTAGACTTTAGTTTGACCATTCTTTGA
- a CDS encoding ComEC/Rec2 family competence protein: MFSITKADGILWAIAFITGCVFSLFQWGWLGVLALGGMLYSGRRWGGKVWLRLPSSQSFAIATGVALLAMAYVWLRTPQPGVNDISSLVPRLEGLNLPSTVLVEGRVETTPLPNRAGRRRFFLGVERYQNLSQVPAQSEVLQGRASGRLYVTLPAAEGAKLHPSQRIQISGRLYLPRGGGSEFFRAFNFRRQLQLQNTFAGLAGNKVTILDQGSPWGLWALRQRIIQVHAQGLGDRYGAVVSAMVLGNRAVAIPFEVRDSFRRVGLSHALAASGFHTAILLAVVLAVTRFLPQQWRYGLGAGVLVLFACLSGFAPSAIRAVLMGLAGLVALVNGQKGQPLVILLAIATAMLIYNPLWIEDIGFQLSFLATLGLIVSARPISDRLDWLPTPLRNLVAVPLAATLWVLPLSLAIFGIFPVYGLLANVLANLPLVLLTVGGFISAMVGLLVPPVGSALAWLLYYPTAFLLWLIQTIGQWPGATIALGSLGWLQVVVLYGLIVLGWLSPRWRRRWFLLFTLGVTLVLVPFILRQNTLFQATVLANTQVPTLVVQQPAGTVVINGGDPQGLTAFLAQEGINRIDWAVASDRQYRQQQGWREIHGITPIRQFTDVPTAKSDPAYREMLTTLKVPHQSLPLRQPVQLGQVKITVLRADPAILTLEMGNSQWLFVSDPSRDAAQTDWLAVTPVEPPQVLWWWGRKLTPRLFEIVKPRSVILSRNALDPAIARYLKEKEIPYFVVGEAGEVRWQADGSLKANAPQNDGLI; the protein is encoded by the coding sequence ATGTTCAGCATTACCAAGGCGGATGGAATTCTCTGGGCGATCGCCTTTATTACGGGGTGTGTTTTCAGTCTCTTTCAGTGGGGCTGGCTGGGGGTCTTGGCCCTAGGAGGGATGCTCTACAGCGGGCGGCGCTGGGGCGGTAAGGTTTGGCTGCGCCTGCCTTCGAGTCAAAGTTTTGCGATCGCCACCGGGGTTGCCCTTTTAGCGATGGCCTATGTGTGGCTGCGCACGCCCCAGCCGGGGGTGAATGACATCAGCAGTTTAGTGCCCCGTCTTGAGGGGTTGAACCTACCGTCAACGGTGCTCGTCGAGGGGCGTGTTGAAACCACACCACTACCTAATCGCGCTGGGCGACGACGCTTTTTCCTAGGGGTGGAGCGCTATCAAAATCTCAGTCAAGTACCGGCCCAAAGTGAGGTGCTGCAAGGGAGAGCCAGTGGCCGCCTCTATGTGACACTGCCAGCAGCGGAAGGGGCAAAGCTACATCCCAGCCAACGGATCCAGATTTCGGGGCGGCTCTATCTGCCTCGTGGGGGGGGCAGTGAGTTTTTTCGTGCCTTTAACTTTCGGCGGCAGCTTCAGTTACAGAACACCTTTGCTGGCTTAGCAGGCAACAAGGTCACGATTTTGGATCAGGGATCACCTTGGGGGTTGTGGGCACTGCGGCAGCGGATTATCCAAGTCCATGCCCAAGGGTTGGGCGATCGCTATGGTGCGGTGGTCTCGGCAATGGTGCTGGGGAACCGCGCGGTGGCCATTCCCTTTGAGGTGCGCGACAGCTTTCGGCGCGTGGGGCTATCCCATGCTCTGGCGGCCTCGGGGTTTCATACGGCGATTTTGTTGGCAGTTGTCTTGGCGGTGACGCGTTTCCTGCCGCAGCAGTGGCGCTATGGTTTGGGGGCTGGGGTCTTGGTGCTCTTTGCCTGTTTGAGTGGGTTTGCCCCCTCAGCAATTCGCGCTGTGTTGATGGGCTTGGCGGGTCTGGTGGCTTTGGTGAATGGTCAAAAGGGGCAACCCCTCGTGATTCTGCTGGCGATCGCCACTGCCATGCTGATCTACAATCCCCTGTGGATTGAGGACATTGGCTTTCAGTTGAGCTTCCTAGCCACCTTGGGTCTCATTGTCAGTGCTCGACCGATCAGCGATCGCCTCGATTGGTTGCCAACACCCCTGCGCAACCTTGTCGCGGTACCCCTCGCGGCCACCCTTTGGGTACTGCCCCTCTCTTTGGCAATCTTCGGTATTTTCCCGGTGTATGGTCTGCTGGCTAATGTCCTTGCCAATCTGCCCTTGGTTCTCTTGACGGTTGGCGGCTTCATCAGTGCCATGGTCGGCCTCCTCGTTCCGCCTGTGGGATCGGCGCTTGCTTGGCTCCTCTACTACCCCACAGCTTTCCTCCTGTGGCTGATTCAAACCATCGGCCAGTGGCCGGGGGCAACGATCGCCCTTGGCAGTTTGGGTTGGCTGCAAGTTGTTGTTCTCTATGGCCTGATTGTCCTTGGGTGGCTGAGTCCTCGCTGGCGGCGCCGTTGGTTTTTGCTGTTTACCCTTGGTGTCACTCTGGTTCTCGTGCCCTTTATTCTGCGCCAAAACACCCTCTTTCAAGCTACGGTTCTGGCCAATACACAGGTGCCGACACTGGTGGTTCAGCAACCAGCGGGGACAGTCGTCATTAATGGGGGAGATCCCCAAGGGCTAACGGCTTTCTTGGCTCAAGAGGGCATTAACCGCATTGATTGGGCGGTGGCCAGCGATCGCCAGTACCGTCAACAACAGGGCTGGCGCGAGATTCATGGGATCACCCCAATTCGCCAGTTTACGGATGTGCCAACGGCCAAGAGTGATCCTGCCTACCGGGAAATGTTGACCACCCTCAAGGTGCCCCATCAATCGCTTCCCCTGCGGCAACCCGTTCAACTGGGTCAGGTGAAAATTACTGTCCTGCGGGCGGATCCGGCTATCTTGACCTTGGAGATGGGCAACAGTCAGTGGCTCTTTGTCAGTGATCCCAGTCGCGATGCCGCTCAAACGGATTGGCTGGCCGTGACGCCCGTGGAGCCACCGCAGGTTCTCTGGTGGTGGGGGCGAAAATTAACGCCACGCCTCTTTGAGATTGTTAAGCCGCGCAGTGTCATTCTTAGTCGCAACGCCCTTGATCCCGCGATCGCCCGCTATCTAAAGGAGAAAGAAATTCCCTATTTTGTGGTCGGAGAAGCCGGGGAAGTGCGCTGGCAAGCGGATGGCTCCCTGAAGGCCAATGCCCCTCAAAACGATGGCTTGATTTAG